ATTTTTGGTCAACTTCTCTGGGAAAAAGGTGCACATTAGAATCAAGTAAGTATGATAATTGGGCAACAATGAAGTATAACAGCAAACGAACGAACACCCGCCAAATTATAAAAAAGGAAACGGCTGACGTTTTTGGACCTGTCTTGGTCCTCTGCTAACCGGGAATACTATAGCACATGGTTGGCTAAGAAAAGAAATTCAAAGAGTGACTGACTAGTGTTTTGGGAGCCATTGCCAATCTCTCACGGGAAATAAGAGGACTGATCTGTAGCAGGCAGTGTGTGGTATGGAGGAAGGGAGGCTCAAGAGAGGCCCTTTCTCACTGAGTTGCACGATAGAAAGTGTGCTGGAAGTCGAATGTTTTTCTAAGGAATAACTGGGATTCTTTGACTGGCGGCAGAGCCAATAATGTTGAGCGTAGCATTGTCTTTTTCAACATTGTCTGCTGTGCATACACACTGAAACAGTGGCCAACAAGCAAGGAGGAGCACTCTTgttcggcttcaaaaaatgtgacttaaCGGCCTCTcaaattcttttttttgctcCATCTTGTGTGGTAAGGCGCGATATGGCAATAAAGGCATTCATGCTCCCATTGAGCGAGAGAAGCATGCGGGCATTGGCGCCTATGCCTACCTGCTCCAGTctgcactgctgaagctctgTGCTGTACAGTGAAGCGAATATCCTCTGTAAAGGGGTAATGATACAGGCACGAGGCATTAACTTTCTTCTGGAACTTTGCACTGCAGTTGTGATGTGCTCAGAAAACGTTCTGTATTGGTGAAGGCAATGCATAGATTGCTGGGACATTTGCATTTCAGGTTTTAATTGCCAAAGTGCTTGCCTGTGTTTAATTTGCTATATTTTCATTAGCCAAAATGCAGTGAAGTGGTGTACAGTATTTTTTTTACAATGGTTTTGTTTGTTTAGATGTTGACTCGGTCCTGGCTTGCGTGTCTCCGACTGAATCTGATGTACGTTGTGGTCAGTGTTGGATTTTTCTCGATCCATTAGTGACCAGTTCTGAGATTGGTTTTGTTTCATGGTGATTCAGCCCCGCCTTCTACATCTCCAGAGGAAGTTGCTGTACCCTGTGGTGAGTCTAGTATTCTTCTCATTCATTAGAGACCCATTCATCCAGCAAATTTCGGAAGAAAAACAATTGTGCAATTGTTCACCATAAAATGAATTTCCAACTATGCTGAAAAAAAGCTCTGTGAGCCACTAAAATCAAGCACACATGCTTGTTTtgatttatttgcatcattttcttTTACAATGAAAGCTCGTTAAATCTAACCCGAAGGGGACtgcaaaattgttcgaattaagcgaagttcgaattatcgaatggcagCAGGAATGAGCGGTCATTGCGCCCTATCACACGGGCTGAATTCTAAGCAGTCGCACCTAGACTCATTATCGCGATCTAGGCGCTACTATAAGTTTGTGCCGGGCAATTCTGAGAATCAAATTCATGCGGTCCTGATGGCAAATAAAATTTATTggccagttatgcaccagaaacaagtactaAAATGCATACGCGTAAGCAGCCAGCTTTAGTGCTAGAATATAGGacactatttatgctccaaagcatgtttatttatggggaagggttttcaaaattaaaagtaatcggtgATGTGCATTTGCTTCTGTTCCTTCTGCTGAGGCTACATAAGCATCATTTGGAGCTTGCCCAAGAGCTTCAGTGCAACGTCAAAGTTCTCATCGGCAGAGAAgtagcgtgctgcaacatcgagtgcCGACACTACTTCACATGCGAGTAGAACCTAGAAAGCTTTGTTTCCTCTTCTCCTTTTTTACTGGAAGAGCACTGCCCGCATACTGCACAATGGGCGAGTTGCAGAAATCTTGAAGTTGGCTACCGTGCACAGTGAATACTCCTTAACGATGGTGGCTAGACCTGTTTTGGCTGAAGAAATTGGGTGCAGCACTGGAGACTTAGGGAGGCACAGAAACGTTGCACATCTTTTCTGCACGCTCCTGCTGTATGTTGTGATAAAAGGATTAAGCACACTCGTGCTGAGCCATTACTTGCGATGGGAGATGAAGCAGAGCTGTTCCTACCTGCTGCTTGTCACATGCATGTGGGGCATAAGGCGATCATCTCCAGCACTGCACCCAACTTCTGCGTGCAGGGCAACACGTGCCATGACGGAGCTCTTGCTTTGCTGGGTAGCTGACTTCCAGATTTCTGCAGCCCATCATCGAGTTATGATCATGGTTTCTGAGTTGGCCAAACTGCATTTCATGTCAAAAGTGTGATGTCTTTTGACCTCAATATGTGCAGAGGACACTACTCAAGCAAAGGCTCCTGCTACCCTGCCACTAAACACACTTGATGCCGTGAATGGACAGGTGAGCATGTACATGTTTATTTCCGTAGCAAGAGATTGCAAGTTGCATATCATACTAAACCCATTTCATAATAAGTCGTTAAGACTGCTTTGTTTTGTTGCATAGGGGTGCATAAAAAAATGCTTTCTTTCCTGGAAGCACAGCTGACTATTCTGTTGGTTCTGGTAGCTTTTGCATAAAGGCACACTAGGCTGGCTACTGTCACTTGCCACTGTCATTCCTTGATGAGAAAGAAGACGCACAAATTTGTTATGGCATGTTTGTTGCTGCAGCCACAAGATGGCTTGCCTTGGGGCGAACACCGTGATTGCTGCCTAAGCGGCCATTCGGTGGTATTTTGGCTACCAGCGATGCAAAGGAGAGTCATTTGCTGTTTGATTAAAACTTCTTTCTGGGCGAGTTTGTGCATTCTGAACCTAAGAAATGTAACAGCCCTAACTCATGCATCCACAGAACGTGAGGAGAAATACGAGGCACAAACGCCGACTCTCAACTTAAATTTTATTGATGGAAGGCAGGCACCTATAAAGGTGAGGAACAGGTGGGAAAAGGATGGCAGCGATACATCTGGGGATAACTACAGCATCGAAGAATGCACACGCTAGCAAGCAGTATAAGAAAATCAATCCATaccaaaacacacaaaaaaaataaaattgttggTCACTTGTCAAAAGTTGACCTCTGGAGCAAAGCACAATAAAGAGTGGTGCTAATGCACCTACTGCCATATTTCTTATATGGTATGCTTCCAGGCTGACATGCGCTGTCTTCTCGGCACTCTTACCGAGAATCTTGGTCTCTGAGCGGAGCCACGCACCCTTTGCACTTCCTAACCTGCATGCATAACCAAATGTGTGTACTTGTCCTTTAAATcacttaaatttcgggcatgcTCCCCCAGACGTTCTCCGATGCACCGGCCAGTTTGGCTGACAAAGCTTTCCACATGTCAAGGCAATGGCGTAGACCACTCTTGTGGAACACGAACTGAGTTTCATGTTTTACCTGGCATGCACATTTTTTGGAACTGAAGCGATTTAAAGAGGCGAGTATATAGGTTTGGTTGTGCACGTTGGTTAGTGCAAAGGATGCATGGCTTGGTCGGGAGAGATCTGGATTCTCTGTAATAGTGCAGACAAAATGGCGTGTCAGCTGTGAAGTATACCATGTTGGGCAGTAGGCGCATTAGCAGCCTGTCTTTATAACTCTTTGCAGCAGATGTCGGCTTTTAGAAGTGGCCAACAAAATgagtttttttcctttgttttggttttcttatGTTGCTTGCTAGTGCTtacattttttgttgctgttgttatccCCGACTGCATCGCTCCCATTTTTTTCCCATCTGTTCCTCACTGCTATACGGCGTCTGCCTTccatcaataaaatttcagttgacaGCCAGCGCTTCTGTTTCGTATTTCTCCTCTCATTCTGTGAATGCATGTGTTAGCACTGTTATATTTCTTAGACAGTTGCTGTTGCTGGTGCAGCAGAATGTCAAAATTGCATGTTGCAGGCACGTAACCAAGATTGTCAACACTTTTTCATGCAACTCATGTCTTTAATGCAGTTTTTGCCATCTCCAACCACGTGTTAACATGCGCTGTGGAGAAAAATTTCCATGAGGACTGCCAGGCAGAAAATCTTTATTTCTGCAAGttagttttagaccctgctgggtccctgggccactgcgcggtcccgcactgcatcatgtaGATCATGTCGGGACACGACGTtagcagcccgagtcaccgcagcaagctgcgatgtcaaGTCTGCAgatgtgagcaggacctcccagtcctctcagcTCGAGAtgccgtgctgtccctgcgggggagggtcagtagggcagccgaaaaggatgtgggggAGTGTGGcctgagggtcaccgcatagggagcatgctgGGGACgcgccacaatagtgggataacagctgaggggatgacagagagcgggtctggaggcgtctgaagacgATCTGTTGGAagcacggtgcaagaatactgaGGTGTCGACACTGCGCCCGCTGGAGCGTCCCGATTATGTTCTGCCACGGCGGAGTGCGCCATGCAGTTTGGCTgcaagccgacagatggcgctgaTGTCAGCGGGCCCACCCTacagggcttcaccctacagtggaaggcagcggggctgacttacccaaggcattggggtttagggatagtgaagggaaagtggattttaagaggttagaagtaaccaagcgaaggttatctgattggtggctgaaagcaagacaggagtaaaatttcacaagacatggctaggtggcttgagccaccgcccgatgtaaagggttcagccgtatccatccatccatccatccatccagttgagcggttctggcgccttgagattccgctgcccaagctcgattttcgctttggtggcgtgaatttaattcaaaacacaaaagaaattcGTTGCTTAAAATTAAAATCAGTAGTGTAGCAGTcataaaattttgtttgcatgaaattatCTTGTGCAAAGCGGTTAATGATAATGGCTCAGTCGAGCAGCACTCGAAGCTCATTCCCGTTTCGCTTCCTCGCTCAATTCATGTTTCATTCTATCTAATCATTGATCTAAGCATAATAAAGATAAGTGGGGGTCCTCGTGCCCTTTTACGCTCACAAGGGCAGAAAAGTATTGCACCGGAAAGTTTTTGCTTGATGCTTATCGTTGCTTCTTCACTCTGTATGAAGACCGTTCAAACATTGTTTCGTTGAGTGGgctaattttcaagatgcagAGCACTAGTATAGCGAAGCTATTTACAACTCGTTTTAGGTAAAAACTTTCTCACGCTGGAAATGTATCAGACGGGATGAAAGGGTGCGTCGTATCGTGTACCATAACCCAATGCGAAAGCTTGagaaaaaagcatttttattCCGATGCAAATTATCATAGAACGGGCACAATTTTCAATAATCTCCTTTCCACTGGATGCTAAATGGTGATGCGGTGTATTTGTTGAAGCACCATCAAGTGGAGGCATCAGAGTGGCAGAGTCAGAGTCAAATTGCTGTCGCTTAACCGATGGCTACAAGGCTGTTCCCTTATTTGCAGGCATCACAGCATGCAAGGAAGCTTGGAGAGGATGTATCGCCCTGTTGTTGTCGACATTCGGCTGACGTAGCTTGGATGCTTGTGCAGGAGGTTTCCTCTTCCGGGGTGGTTTTCTATGTCTGTGGCCGTGTAAGATGTCCTGTGGCCGTGTGAGATTCTTAGGACAGTTCGGAAACacagtcaccgaccgatttttcggaatcgaagggacccggaaaatggtccgaataatcgaacagaccgaaaaatccgtgaagtacaaaaaaaccactttattgagatgaaattggcttaaaaacgtcactgattttacctcgcgacaaatttctcttgctggcgacgatttgtgCCTGTATTTGCTCCAaacttgtgctttcactgtataggctagacagcaaggtcactacatttagttggaatacttcccactcttctttgatggacccggcagggccatgttgtccacaacccgagtgtgcaccacactgctcgtccaacacatgcaaagataaggcacttttcattCAAAGAGGCGGAACCGCccgacgcaatcacaaaacggcgaacggatgcaacttcgtgaagactgagcgccactcggtcgacacgGTCAGAGAAACCTAAGTGACAAAacgacgaatggcaaacgtatgacacccgccacggtggcttagtggttagagcgctcggctactgatccggagtacccgggttggatcccaaccacggtggccgcgtttcgatggaggcgaaacgctaaggcgcccgtgtgctgtgcgatgttaaagatccccaggtagtctaaattattccggagccctccattacggcacctctttcttccttctctccgtccctcctttattccttccggccgagatgcgagatagctcctgcacaatttccttcccccaacaaccaattttcaacgtatgggacaagcaataaTTGCTCGCGACAACGTGGGCGACAGAAACAAGTTGACAGAGATGACAATCTGGCTGCAACCTCGAAGTGtcggagatcgcagggacctctactggcaacaatgaggtaccgaaagtatgtcaagccaatccacagcgccgtaaatccacctcaatccaagatggcaccttttgcgccggcggaaagccgataagatggccgattttggcccgcaggtgactgaaattagtccgaaaaatcgagctttTGAACTTTTGATATCCGAAATATCCGTcccgaatatgtatgtgcttctatggggtgactgacggcgcctcattaaggtccgaaatatcctacaagacCGAAGttttggagtccgaattacccgtcggctactgtaatgtaggaactgcatctctggaaagcacgAGCATTTCTCCCGCGTAAAGTAGCACTTTTATCGAGCTCCGCATAATATGCCCGGGATATCGCAtcctctgcaaaatgcttggcgcagacatggtcaGTGGGCATTAATATCTGGTCTGCCCTAGGAATCGCACGGCGCCACTTctccaaacgaacattgtcggaTGGAGCTTTGAATAATGGCACACGCTCCGCACATGTCTggtagcccgaattgcagttcggcacgaagcactttcttcccatTGCGCTGCACTCGCCTGCTGTGGTctactctgccgacgatagccaaacacaaggtcttggtgcaaaataaaacaacttgttaaaaacagcacagcagcgCAGCTGCACACTCCGAAATGTGCCAAAAGCACGTGCTTAGTGCCGCGCCACGCCGGACCGAGCCGCCTAGCGTGGTCCGGCCTTTCGCATCACCCTCTAAGTTAGCGACCGGTTCCCATGGCAACACTTCCCTCTCCCCCTGACATATTGTGGCCGCGAGTGGGCGGGGCTCTTGGGCACAGCGGGGGGAGAGCGTCAACACCTCCATATGCTATTCTTAAACCGTGGTTGGGAGTgtgtaagagaggggtggggagacgGGTAAGTCCGGCGGTCCAAACgcggtatttgcgtgagctccgcaaaggtgtgcgctcACTCCCTTCATTGATTGTTGTGGAAGTGCAGCTTTTTCTGGCTTCATTGCTGGTTTTTTACGGCTGTGTTGCTCAACTAGGATGAGTTTTCACGGTAAATATTGCTTTTCGTTGTTTCCTCTTCCTTGCTGTGGTGACCTCTAAATTGGTGTCCCCAAATTAACATGTATGAAAAATACTGATAAGGTAGGTGAGGATCTGGAATATGGAAGGTGGCTGAACGTTCTGGCGTAAGGTGTGCCCCAAAGATCTTGGCAGGACTCCTGTACCATGTTTCCTCACATTATTCCGTGTCGCCGTGGATATCACAGCCAGTAAACTGCTACTGTGGAAAGGTGCATACACGTTGAATAGGTAGCATGCTTTCACTGTCACTTTGTGCATCGTCCTCTTGATCGATGTCTGTTTGTTTCTGTCATTTGTGTTTTATTCAGACCTTGCCATCGGCTGTTACCATTCACAAGGTACACTGGAAGACTGCTTCATTGCCCTCGCACTGCTTGTGACTGTGACTGTGTCAGCGATTTCAAAACCTCTGTACAATTGTCATAAAGTGCTGTAAGGAAAAATGCGACTGATTGTTCTTTAATGACTGCAGGTGCAGGTACTCTCGGGACTTATCATCACGGAGGCCAAGTGGAATTTCCTGCTGCAAAATCGCACTTATGCGCAATTCACACTTGAAATGGCACGAGTAGTTTGGTAGCGGGAGGAGGCTGCTGCACGCAGTCTCACCGGCGAAGCATGCAGGAGCATGGCAGGCTCGTTGAGAAAAATGCCTGCCACACCGGAGAAGGTAGAGGCAGTTGCAAGTAAGCACACTTTGGAAGTTGAAGTCCTACTGTGGGCACTATCGCATCTTTGTTCcaccttttttattgtttttattcaaTCTTTCTCTTCAATCTGTACAGCTTTTTCGGATGTCACAATGCATCCTTTATAAGAATATTGTGATGGCACCTTGGAAGTAATTgttagtgtgtgcgtgtgtcgtcCTTTCTGAGAAAAATTAATAACTCACGCAGTGATCGAGGAACTATCCATTgactgcgaaagcattagtgaGCAGTGACAAATCTATTATCATTCTGGTAAAATAAAAAGCCTCCGTGCACAGCAGTCTATTTCAGTAACAGCATATTTTTTGTCTTTCTAATCGCTCCCTGCATGTATGTTGCCTTCCATGTTGATACATTTATTATCTTGCACGTGGCTGTGCAGTGTCCTGTGTAGTCCCATGTGGACAAAATTTGCCCAAAATGTGCCAATGTGGCTGCGTAAAAATAATAGTTTGATTCAGTTACAATTGGTGTTTGAGCATTCTGTTAGACCTCTTTCTATTCTGCTCGTGATACAGTaagagctcgttaattcaaactgttCATTCGAACTGTTGCCTGGGTtctggcacagccctgtgtatttcagtggGGGAAACTCGATATTTCGAACAAGTTGGCATCTGCAAAAATTAATTCGAACTAGTAGCTCATGGCTGACATCGCTCCTCATAGCTAGAAGTTGACCCACAGTGGTTGCAGTGCGCTGCAAATTTAGTAGAGAtgtaaagcaataaaaaatttaaaaaagccaAGCGCACGATGCTGGCGCAGCCCGCACTCCGGTGCTTGccatagcaggttttcgctgcagGGGCACTCGCCCGTGCTGCTAATGCTTCGGCACAAGCCGTTCCTGGTTTTATTTGTGCCGCAGTCCCTGCGTCACTATCACATGGTGTGCACAAAGCAGTTCGGCCGCCGTTGTCATGCTCTTTGTGCCGCAAACTACACGGACAGCGGTGTGGAGACATTGAAacccttgagtgacgccgatataattgagatTGCATGCTCTCAGCAGACGCCACAGGGCTCTCCGACGGTGAGAAGGACCGACAGTGATGAGTCAGACAGCAGCGACGGCCTATGCCACTGTCAGGTGCATGTGAATAATGTCAGTGCTTGATGTTGCAGCATGCTACTTCTCTGCCAGTGAGAACTCCGAgttgcgctggagctcttgggcaagctgcagttGATGCTGAAGCCGTCTCAGCAGAAGAAACACTAGCAAATGATGATCACTTATTACTTTTAATAGTGACAACCCTTCCCTGTAAATAAACGTGTTTTGGAGCATAGATGCTGTCACCttttccagcactaaagctcactACTCATGTGAATGCATCCCAATACTTGTTCTTGGTGCATAACGCATGAATTCTCAGAATCGCTGCCACTAACGTGTAGTAGCGGCTAGCTCGCGATGTGTGACTGCGTGTGTCTGCTTCGGGTGCTACCTGTGTAGTGGGCGCAACGACCGCTGACTgtagcgcccattcgataattggAACTTCGCTTAATTTGGACATTTTTCCGGTCTTCTTCGTGTTCGAATtaatgagattttactgtatttcACTCTAAATGCCATTTTGATACAGCCGCACATTTCTTTCCAATGAGCACTGCATGTTTTGATGCTGTTTACTGCTAATTTTTGTCCTGTGTGTTGATAAATTATTCATaggccacattttctgaaaaagATGAAGTTGAGACCCAATTTGTGTTATCTGCATTGCTCTTTCAGATTGCTTGCAGAAATACGTGGAACTACATCCTGCTGCCGAACCACTTGTACATTCCAGGGTTGGGGCAGCAAGGAAGTAATTGCGCAGCTTTTTCACTGAAGCCGGTCGACAGGGAAAGCGCGGCAAAGCAGTAAAAACCAAATCCGCTGGTGAAGTTTTGGAAAATGCATAACTTTCTTTTGCAGACATGTGGTAGTGTTCGGATGGTACCTCGTAGTAAATTTATAATAAACCAGTCGTGAGCTCTGAACCTCAAAAATTGGTGTGCTTCCTTTTACTGCTACATGTCACCTCAAGAACAATCACATCCAATGGCTGAAGTGCGGCTAGTCCGTCACTATTCCAGCATTCAGCTTGCCGGCATAGTGGCTTGCCATTATGCTGGCAACATGGCTTGCCATTATGCCGGCAACCAGCTTGCCATTATGCCACCAACCAGCTTGCCACTATGCCGGCAACCAGCTTGCCATATGCTGGCATAATGGTTTGTCATTATGCCAACATTCAGCAGTTCCCACTACCATAATCCATCAAGATGGTGGTTTCCACTTCATCCACCATTAGCCAGATTTCTGACAGGGTACCATTCCTTGACGTCCTTGTTTCACGGGAACGCCAGGGTCTATCTTTCAGCGTATGCCGAAAGGAGACGCACACTGGCTGCTACCTATATTGAAACTCAGTGCACACTGCCTGCCATAAGAAGGCCGTTGTTAGCACGTTACTACAGCGTGCGAAAAGGTTGTGCACAAGGCCCTGGGATGCGACCCTGGACGCGAAAAAGTTGCGGGATGACATCAGAAACTGTGTATATCCTAGGCGCTTCCTCGACGCGGTAGAACGTCAGCTGTCAAAACAAGAACAACCGGACGCCCGCCCTCCGCTCAAGAAACGGGCTCCGTTGCCGTGTATGTCCCGGGTGCAAGTGAATGCCTGGTACGTCTCCTACGGGAATATGACGTGTAGGTGGCACATGTCCCGGCCAGAAAGATGCGCCATCAGCTTGTAAAGGTGAAGGACACACTGCCAAAGGAAAGATTCCCCGGagttgtctacgaaatccccTGCGCAGACTACAACGGTGTGCATATCGGGGAAACTGGAAACTACCGgaagcgattacagcagcacgctAGGGACGTAAAAAACACGAAAACAttcgcaacaacgccttagcggagcacgccgtcgtgaatggccacaaaaCTGACTGTGGCATGGCATGGATCATCGCaaccgaaaaagtagcagcatGACGACTTCCTTTGaaatccctaatcatacaaactaTGGCACACTCGTTCACCCGGAACGACGGTAATCTACACAcgatatacgcacgctccttgcacCGATTACTCaaccatatttaaacgacccttgtttggtgatgaatttattgtgaacaaggcttccgtgtggaagccggaACGTCAAGAACTAatcttttttcactggtcggcgtctcttatttttcaaatgtacgctcccggccagacgggacTCCGTGACACGCGCAACTTTAATATGTAATAGTGCTAGCAATCGTTTCTTGCCTTTCTTGAGAAGAAAGAGCTGTCAAGTTCACCGAAATATGGCTAACGACCTTTGATTTCACTTTACTGGTACAATAATATCACAGCTGCACATCATTGCTCTCCCATGGCATGTGTTTAATGCATGTCTTCTGTGTTTGCCTTTTTTAGCCTTGTGTGAAGTACACAAGGGTAAAGCTTTGAACTAGTGGGCAGAACATAAGGATTGTAAAGAGCGGGTGGAACAAGACACCGAGTTTTGATCCTGATGCGCTCCACAACCCTTGTCCTGTGTAAGCTCTTGGTTTGAAAGGATCCACTGGAATATAGTCTTGGGCAGAATATAGTGTGCAGCGTTCGTTTTTTTCTATCTGCTAGTGTTGTGCATTATTTTTTCAGCCATTCTTGCTCCGGCCTATACGGCCTGCAGTAGCATTTATGCACCTCCCTCCCTCCGCGTGCACCAACGTCCTCCCGCAGAAATGTTTTATATTGGTTGTGTGCAACCAGAAATAACGGCGATTAAGAATGAACACCTGCCTTTTCCCTCTCAACTCGTATATATCGTACTGAGCTACACAAACAAAAAAGCTACAGGCCGGAACCAAGCTCCGGCCATGCTCTACTTCGGACCCACGGGCGTGCTGTCCCGCGTGAgtgttgtttcttttctttcggtTTTTGTCCCATAAATGTACAGCTGAATAGCTCTCTATGCCTTAATtacgattcttggccgatctccAAGTGGCCAAAGTGTGGGTCTGTGCCATTTTTTGTTAGTCAGGAACACCTGGCGCCTGGCTTCGAAAAGATTGATTCGTTTACTTCTGGTTGGCGCGCTCGATCATGCTTTCCCGAAGCCTGCCCGATTGCCCTTCTTTGCTGCCGTAGCAGCGGCTCTTATCGCATCATGGGCCCCGCGTTCGAGGAGCGACTTCGGCGAATGGGTGCTGAGCTGGGCCTGGATCCTTATCAGTACCCACCATTCAACGATCAGGCGATGAATGCCGACGACGATAGCGACGATACCGATCGTTCGGCAGGTTCGTAGGACTCTCCGGATGACAGCGGGGACGAAGGTGGTGACTGGTAAGTAGTTGTCCTAGTTTATTGTAAAATAAAGCTGCAGAGAATGTTTACTCCATTCGACTCGGTGCGAAAGCATGAATTTGCGCTGCGTAAAAGACGATGAGCGGGCGGTGCCGCTCatcgacgctctgcaatgcacagcgcgacagcTTGGTTGAGCGGCCTCTGTTGTGTTCGCCCTCCCTGGGCTCGACTGCCAGTCGTGGATCATtgcgtttttttctctttttttattccgGCATAGATCGGCAATGGACAATTTTGGTAAGCTCTGAACCTCTGgattaatgctttcgccttaaaaaataaACATT
The genomic region above belongs to Amblyomma americanum isolate KBUSLIRL-KWMA chromosome 9, ASM5285725v1, whole genome shotgun sequence and contains:
- the LOC144104304 gene encoding uncharacterized protein LOC144104304, which translates into the protein MPPSLDPGAQLHQVMLTPTTSATGATGAQLPEAMLTATTSATGATGAQLPEAMLTATTRATGATDVDSVLACVSPTESDVRCAPPSTSPEEVAVPCEDTTQAKAPATLPLNTLDAVNGQVQVLSGLIITEAKWNFLLQNRTYAQFTLEMARVVW